CTGCCATACCGAGCTGAACGGCCTCGATGGTGTCGGCGAGCCGGGAGAGGGAGCCGGTTCCGTCGGTCACGAGGTAGTAGGACTTGTCCTCCTCGCCGGTCCAGGGCAGTAGCCGTGCCGTGTCGAGGTCCGCCACGCCGGCACCTCCACTTCATGGATCCCGCGCAGGTAGGGGCGGACCGGCGCCGTGTTCTCGCCGCGCAACGGGCGCTCCCCGGCACGGCGCGCGGTTGGGCTGTGGAGGTACGCGGTGACGGGCGGTCGCTCCGAACTCGTGGCGGTAGCGCGCTTTCGGTGGCGACCCGTTCCGGGCAGTACAAGCCGAAGCAGTAGTTCGAAGCCAGTGGGCGATACGGTGCCCCATGTCGTCAGCTTCGTTGCATTGTTTATGGCCAGACCTCGAATCGATGGCTCGGTCGCGGGGGTTTCGCTTTCTGTAGCGAGCTCGTCACACTCTGCGGCCATTGCCGCTAGCCTCGCCAGAGAGGAGCAGGTGACAGGGCTTTTGTCGCAAGGGGAGTCGATCTGGTGAGCAACATCTACGGCGATTGGCTCAAGGAACAGCGCGAGACGGCGGGGTTGACCCAGCAGCAGTTGGCCGACCGGGCGATCATGACGCGCTCGCACATCGCGCACATCGAGGCGGGACGCCGGGTGCCGTCGAAGCATGATGCGCAGCGGCTGGACAGGGCGCTGGGTACGGGGAATGTGCTGAGCAGCTTTTTGCCGCAGGAGGAGGTGGCGGTCGCCGACTACTTCGAGTCGGCGCTGCAACTGGAGAAACAGGCGGTGATGATCCGGGAGTTCGCCCTGTCGTTTGTTCCGGGCATCCTCCAGACGAAAAGGTACGCGCGTGCAGTGCTGACCACGTCGTTCCCCCGGGTGAGTGAGGAGGAGCGTGACAGGCGCCTTGTCACACGCCTTGAGCGCGCGAAACTCCTGGACGACCCGGAGACACCCGTATTCTGGGCGCTGCTGGACGAGGCCGTTCTACGGCGCCAGATCGGCGGGCCGGACGTCATGGCGGAGCAACTCAACCACCTCGCAGGCCTGGGCGAGATCGGCCGGATCCAGGTGCATGTGCTGCCGTTCGCACTGGGTGTCCATCCACTGCTCAGTAACATGCTCACGCTGATGTGGTTCGAGGACCAGCCGGCCATGGCTTATGGCGAGGGCCTGTTCATGGGGAAGATCCATGACGCACCAGCCGTGGTTCAGGAAGTCCAGCATCGATACGATTTCGCGCTGGGCAATGCACTGCCGCTCAAGGAATCACTGGCTCTGCTCAGGGCAACAGCAAGGGACTATGAACGCCATGACCGACCGAACAATCCCGAACGCCGCGGTGCTGAAGGGCTGGCGTAAGTCCTCCTACAGCAACGACCAAGGCGGCAGCTGCCTGGAGATCCTCGACGACCACCCCTCCGGCGTCCCCGTCCGCGACTCCAAGAACCCCCACGGCCCCGCACTGGTCGTCCCAGCGCCCGCGTGGACGTCGTTCCTCACGGCAGTCAGGAACAGATCCCTGCGCCCCTGACCGCCGCGCGCCTCACGCCCACTCCTCCGCCATGACCTCGGTCTGCTTCAGCACCCGGTCGATTGCGTCCGGCGCCTTGTCCGGCGGGTAGCCGAAGAAGTCCAGCAGGAGCTGGACCCTGGCCCGGATACGGTCCCGGGCCTGGCTCTTGACGCGCCAGTCGACTGTGACGTCCTTGCGGACGAGTTCACACAGCTTGCGTGCGATCTGGCTGAGTACGCCCTGCCCCATCTCCAGCGCGGAAGGGTTGGCGGCGACGGCATCGTAGAAGGCCAACTCATCCTCACTGAGGCCGAGTTCGGCTGCGCGGGCGCGGTCGGCGGAGACCTCGCGGGCGAACTCGACGAGGATGTCCATCGTTTCGGCGGCGCTGATCAGCCCGTTGTGGTACCGGTTCATCGTCTCCTGCATCCGCACCGTGAAGGCGCGCTGTCGGGTGATGTTGCCGGGGTGGGCGTCGCGGATCTCCTTCGTCAGCGAGCGGCGCAGGGCTTCGAGGGCGAGGTTGGGGTGGCGGCTCGCCTTGAGTGAGGCCACGAACTCCTCGTCCAGGTGCGACAGATCGGGCTTGGTCAGGCCTGCGGCGTCGTAGATGTCGACGACGTCGCCCGCGACGACGGCCTCGGCGTTGAGCTGCTCGATGAGACGACGCTGGTCCGCCGCGGTGGCCAGGCCCTGGTCCTTGCGAGCGTCCACGTCGATCTTCTCGCGGGAGGTGCGCACGGTGCCGAAGAACTGGATGTCCGGGAGCAGATCCTGAACGCCCACATGGGTCGGGCAGAGCGAGAACGCCTGGGACAGCAGCTTGCCGTAGTGCATGAACAGCTGCCGGCGGGTGGGCTTGCCCGGCTGGAGATCGGGCTCGCCCTCCTTCAGAAATTCCAGTGCGGCGTACAGGGCCTCCTGGTAGCCGTCGGCTTCGAGGGTCTCGCGCCATGGGCAGTCGTCGAGCACCTTGAGGATCCGCCAGTGCATCTCGCGTACCGTCTTGACGGCCTCCGAGATGTCCGCCCCGATGGTTCCCTCGTCCTGGTCTGCGTCCGAGGTGTACTCGGCGAGGGCGTCGGTGAGGTGCTGGGTCACCCCGAGGAAGTCCACGACCAGCCCCGACGGCTTCTCGCCCCATGTGCGGTTGACGCGGGCGATGGCCTGCATGAGGGCGGCCCCGCGCATCCGGCGGTCGAGGTAGAGGGTGTGCAGCGGTGGTGCGTCGAAGCCGGTCAGCCACAGCGACTGGACGATGACGAGTTCGAGCTCGTCGTCGGGGTCCGTGACCCGTGCCTGGAGGGCCTTGATCTTCTCGGGGCTACGGACGTACGGCGCGACTTCGTCGTCGTCCCTGCCGGGGTTCCCGGTAAAGACCACACGGATCTTGCCGGTGTCATCGGGCAGCAGTCCGGTCTGCTTGTCGGGCTCACCGGCCCACTCAGGCCGACGCGTGGCGAGCGCGTTGAACAGGCGGGCGGCGATCCTGCGCGAGGAGCAGACGATCATTCCCTTGCCGGGTCTGCCGGTCAGTTTGCTCATCTCACGGCTGCGGTGCTCCCAGTGAGACAGAACGGTGCCGGCGAGTTTCTCTATGCGGTCGTCCGCTCCGATCAAACCCTCGAACGTTGCGAACTGGGCACGCGCACGAGCCTGTTCGGTCTCACTCAGTCCTTCGACGAGCCCCTCGGCCCGGGCGTCCATCTCGTCCAGGTCGGCGTTGTCGGGCAGGGCGACCTCGTGGAGGATCGGCTCGTAGAAGACGCGAACAGTGGCGCCGTCCTTGACGGCCAGGGAGTGGTCGTACGTATGGATCGTCGGCCCGAAGACGGCGAGGGTGTTGCCGGTCCTGTTGTCGATCGGGGTGCCGGTGAAGGCGAGGAACGTGGCGTTGGGCAGGGCGTCGCGCAGGTGGCGGGCGAAGCCGTCCTCGAAGTCGTAGTGGCTGCGGTGGGCCTCGTCGACGACGACGATGACGTCCCGGCGGTCGGACAGCAGCGGGTGCCTGGCGCCGGCTTCCTTCTCGGCCTTACTGATCCGGAACTTCTGAAGAGTGGTGAAGATGACACCACCGCCGCCCTCGCGCCGGGTGAGCAGCTCCTTCAACTTACTGCTGCTGTTGGCCTGCTTGGGCTCCCCACCGATCACCCGGCGCAGGCTGTGGCTGGTGACGAAGGTCTTGAAGAGCTGGTCGTCGAGGTCGATGCGGTCGGTGATGAGGACGACCGTCGGATTGGACAGCTCGGGGATGCGGGTCACCTTGCCGGTGTAGAAGAGCATCTCCTCGCTCTTGCCCGCGCCCTGTGTGTGCCAGACGACGCCTGCCCTGCCGTCCGTGGCGACGGCGGACTCGGTGGCCGCGAGTGCTGTGTTCACGGCGATGTACTGGTGGGCCTTGGCGAGCTTCACCGTGTCCACGTTGCCGCCGGTGCCTTCGGCGGAATAGGAGAGGAAGTTCCCGACCATGTCCAGGAAGTGATCAGGCTCCAGCGCCCCGGCGATCAACCGTTCCAGCGCCCGGCCGTCCTCCCGCTCCTCCTCCCGCTTCAGCAGCTCGCCGTCCTCGGCGTGCCAGGGTGCCATGTGTTCCCAGGGTGTGAAGGGAGTGCCGAGGCGGGCGGTCACCCCGTCCGTGGCGACGGCGACACACAGGGTGCGGAAGGTGCCGTCGCTCTTCAGCTCACGCCGGTAGTTCTGGATCTGGTCGTACGCGGTGCGGGAGTCGTCACGTCCACTTGCCTTCTTCAACTCGATGACGCCGAGCGGGATTCCGTTGACGTACAGCACGATGTCGAAGACGAACGTCCGCTCGCTGGCCGCGCATATCCGGACCTGTGAGGAGGCGACGAGGTCGTTGCCGTGCGGGTCGGTGAAGTCGATCGGGCGGACGGTGACGCTGTGTGTCTTGTCGGTCAGCGGGTCCGTGTACTCGACCTTCAGATCACCGGTGAGTTTCTTGTAGAACTGCCAGTTCTTGCGCACGTCGTTGCCGGGCGCCTGCCGTAGCAGTTCCTCGATCGCCTCGTCGACGGCGTGGGCGGGCAGGTTGGGGTGGCGGGTGGCGATGGCGGTACGCAGGCGGGGGTAAAGGATCAGGTCGCCCCAGTCCTTGCGGTGGCCGCTCTTGGGGTTGAGCGCCTTGCCGGGAAAGTGCTGCCACCCGAACTCGGCGAGGTGATCCAGGGTGAGCGCCTCCCAGTCACGCTCGGAGGAACCGCGGGAAGGACGGCTCTCGAACTCCGGGGGAGTGGCAGCACTTTCGGTGGTCATGACGTGGCTTCCTCCACGACGCGCTCGGCGTCCTTGACGCGGATCTTTCCGGTGACGAGTTGGGGGAGCAGGGTGTCCCTGAGGGCGGCTAGGGTGCGGTTCTCGTTCTGCACGGCACTTGCGCGTTGAGCAAGTGGGCGCACTGTCTCGGCAAAGGCCGTTGCACGCTCCCCTTCAGGGAGCCTGACGCGCAGCTTTGCGATGCGGTCCGTTCCGAGACGGCCGGTGCCGTGCCCGGCGGTGTCGACAAGACCGAGGATTTCCCTGGTTCGGGCCCGCAGGGCGAGGAGCAAGACGACGGAATCGATCCCAGCGTGTGGAATCAGCGCCTTGCAGTCCTGGCCGAAGGCCACCTCGCGCTGTGTCAGGCCGACCCGGAATTCTGAGGTGAGACTCATGCCGCGTACGACGAAGATGATCGTGCCCGCGGGGACAAGCCGGGTTCCGTTCTCGGCCCCAAGCCGGGTGACCTTTCGCTCCGAGTCGTCGAGCCACGCAGACTTGAGACTTGCGGCCGAGATCCACGGGATGTCGCCGTCCCAGTAGCTCGGCTCGCTGGTCTTGGGTGTCCCACCGGAAAGCCACTTCGCGCAGTCCGACAGGGCAATCATGCGCCAGCCTTGCTCGATGGCAGAGTCCCGGACGTACAGAGCCTCAGCGAGCGCGTTCGCCGTCTCGGCGATGCGTTCGTTGACGGCCATCTTGTCGTCAAGTGCACCCAGTACCTCCGCGATGGCCCGCTGATGACATAGCGGGGGGACGCGGAGAGGCCAGTTCGCGATCTCGGCGATCGGGATTCGGTCGACGGTGGCGCCACGAACAGCACGCGCTTTGATCTCTCCCTGGAATTCCGGGCCAAGGTAGGCATACAGAAGGAAGCGTTCGTCCACCCGTTTCCTGTGGGGGCGCAAGAGCCCCATGCGGCGCCCCAGACAACCCCGCACACCTGGTGGCATGAGAGCGGCGGCACCCAGTCGGGTCTCGTAGGAGAAGAGCAAGTCACCTTCCTCAGGGGTGACTCGTCGTGTCCACTTCGTGAAATCCGCTTCGCTGACGTGCGCCGACTCCGTGAGGTCCAATCGTCCTTCGGAAAGACTTGAAATGCTGAGAAACCAGGGTCCTGACTTCGTCTTGGCCGGTGTTGCGTGAGGCCCGTCGAAGACCGTTGCGAGGTCGCCGATACGTTGGGTTGTCCACTGCTCCATCACAGCCTCCCCACCTGCTCGCGCACCACAGCCTCCAGCCGCCCCGCTTCCTCGAATTGCGAGAACAGCTCCTTAGTCAGCCTCTCCACCTTCGCCCCCACCGGCTCCGCGTCAGGGTCCCCTTCCGGCTCCGCAGCCTTGACGTAGCGCCCCGGCGTCAGCATGAAGTCGTTCTGACGAATCTCTTCCAGCGAAGCGCTCCGGCAGAACCCGGGCACATCTGTGTATGCACCAGCGCCTGAAGCTCCTCTCCATGCACGGAAAGTTGAAGCTACTCGCTCGACATCCGGCGTTTTGAGCTCCCGGTGTGTGCGCTCTTTCATCGTGCCGAGCCTGCTAGCGTCGATGAACAGCACCTCCCCCTTCCTCCCCTGCACCCACTCTCCGTGCCCCCGCCCCTTGCCCTCCGCGAGGAACCAAAGGCACGCAGGAATTTGCGTGGACCGGAACAGCTGACCCGGCAACGCCACCATGCAGGCCACCAGGTCGTCCTCCAACATCCGGCGCCGGATGTCGCCTTCGCCGCCCGACTTGCTGCTCATCGAGCCGTTGGCCAGGACGATGCCCGCCCGCCCACCAGGGCGCAGCTTGCTGACCATGAGCTGGATCCAGGCGAAGTTGGCGTTACCGACAGGTGGGACGCCGTAGACCCAGCGGTCGTCGATGCCGAGCCGTTCACCGCCCCAGTCCGAGATGTTGAACGGGGGGTTGGCGAGCACCACGTCGGCCTTCAGATCGGGGTGCTGATCCTCGTGGAAGGAGTCGGCGGGCTCCTCCCCGAGATTTGCCTCGATGCCGTGGATAGCGAGGTTCATCTTCGCCAGTCGCCACGTCGTGAGGCTGCGTTCCTGGCCGAAGACAGAGACGTTGAAGCGGTCGCCGCCGTGCGTGTCGATGAACTTCTCGGTCTGCACGAACATCCCGCCCGAGCCACACGCCGGGTCCAGAACCCGTTCCCCTTCCTTCGGCTCCAGCATCTCCACGAGGAGTCGCACGATGGACTCCGGTGTGAAGAATTGCCCGGCATTACGCCCCTCGGCGATCGCGAACTGCTCGAGGAAGTACTCGTACACCTCACCCATCAGGTCGCGGGCTCCGGTTCGCCTGCCGTCCTCGCCGACCTGGGACTGGAACTCCAGCCGGTCGAGGAGCTGCACCAGGCCGGCGAGTGTCGTCTCGTTGACGCGCTGGCTGTTGTAGTTGTCGGGCAGGGTGTCCTTGAGGGAGGGGTTGGCCTTCTCGATGGTGTCCATCGCGGCGTTGATGACCTCACCGAGCGAGGGGCCGTCCAGCGTCCCCTTGGCCCGTTCCATCACCACTTCCCAGCGGGCCGCCGGGGGGACGTAGAAGAGCCCGGCGCCCGTGTACTGCCTGCGGTCCTCCACCGTCTTCAGGATCAGCTCCTCCGATGCCCGTCCCTCAAGGCCGAGTCCGGCGAGCATGCTGCCGTCTCGCAGCTGTGCTTCGAGCTGCGCCCGCTTCTCGGCCATGGCCACGGATACGTACTTCAGGAAGACCAGGCCGAGGACGAAGTGCTTGTACTCGGCGGCGTCCAGAGTCCCCCGGAGCTTGTCCGCCGACTTCCACAGGATCGCTTTCATGGGCTCCGGCTTGGCGTCCTTCTTCTTCCGTGGTGGCACGAGGCTTCTCACTTCTTTCGGTGTGCTGCGAACGTGAATCTGTACTGGTGATGAGGTGTTCTATAGCGGCGCCGGTCACCTTCGGCGCAACGCCAGTGCGCCATCGGCGACTCCGGCCGAAATCCGCTCAGCCAGGCCGTCCAGCGCCTCCAACTGCCTGCGTACGTCCGCCCGCAGTCGTTCCGTCTCGGTGAGGATGGCTTCCAGTTCGCCGATCTCGGCGGGCGGCAGCTGTGGCAGATCCATTTCGCGCACGCTTACCCGCCGGACCAGCGAACCGCTGCCGCGGTGCTGGTTGCGCGGCGACTGGAGCAGCCGGGCCAGGGAGTGGGGCCGTATCCACAGGGCGTCAGGGCGGTCGGGCGTACCGTCGGCGATGGCCCGGACGTGGTCCTGGTACGCCGTGATCCGGAGTCCTTGCACCGGGGCGAGCAGCACGCAGCCGCCCGCCATGTCCACCTGGCAGCGCACCCCGTGTTCGGCAAGCAGGAGGACGTCCCCCCGCTCGGTGATCCTCGCCGACGAGTACTCCGCTAGGTCTTCGAGGTCGATGCGGCGTGTTCCGACGGGCAGTTTGCCCAGCAACTCGGGACGCCCGACGACGGGAAGACCGGCCTCCCCAATGTGCTCATCCCTGACGCGGTGTCCATTGAGCAGTTTCAGCTGGCCTGCTCGCAGGTGTTCGTCGAGTTTGCGATGCCGCATCGGCGTACGCCGCTTGGCGACGCTCATCCCGCCGAGCCAGTCGCGGAGGTGGGGCATGGCAGCGGCGGCCGTCCGGCGTGCGGTGAGGGTCTCCTCGAAGTGGTCGACATGTGGCTCGGGAGCCGCCAACCGGTGCGCGGGCAGTACCGAGCGGCCGTCCAACAGCTGCTCCTGGCCTGCGCCGGCCGCGCGTACCGGTACGAGCGCGGCATCCTGGGGATCGGCGACCGCCTCGGGCAGCGACTCAGAAACAGGGTCGGTCTCTGCCAGCCGTACGACCTCGGCCACCTGGTCGACCCACCCCTTCCCCTCGGACCGCTGGGTGATCCGGTCCGCGTCGACCAGCAGTACCGAGCGGGGTTCGGACGGTCGGCGCAGCACGAGAAGGGCATACTCGGCTCCCGTACGGAAGGGGTGTATACGGCGCGGCAGTTGCACGATCGCCTTCACGCAGCCGCGCTCCAGGAGCTCTTCTCGCGCCTTCACCGTCGGGGTCGGCACAGCGGCTGCGCCGGTGCCGCGGGTGCGGGTCAGCGTCCAGGCGGGAACGACGACGTAAGCGCGCCCGCCAGGTTCGAGGCGCCGGACGGCTTCCTCGGCCCACCACAAAGGGCCTTCGCGGTCGCGTTCTCGCTCGCCGGGCACGTACGGCGGATCGGCCAGCACGATGTCGGCGTGGGAGAAGCGGTGCGGATCGACGGGTGCCTGATTCCAGGCACGCTCGGTGTCGAGTTCGGACGGTGACGCGCAAACGTCCACGGAGCCCGCCTCGTAGCTCAGCAGCCGGTACCGCAACAACTTCCGCCGTAGCGGATCGGGCTCGACGGCGACGAGTTCGCCGTGGCCCCGGAGGTTCTCGTAGGGTCCGCCGCCCATACCGAGTAGCAGTTCCCCGAGGCCTGCGCACAAGCTGATCGTCGAACGCTGTCCGGGACCGCCCTCGTTTGGGCCGATCAGCGCGGCGACCAGCGCGACGACTTCCCGTGGAGCGATGTCCATGACGAGGTCGGACTCGAGGCGCCGGGCGATCTCCAGGTCCTCGTCCAGGCCCAGCAGCGCGTCGGCGGCCCAGCCGGGGGCGCCGATCTCGTTCATGAGCTCGTGTACGGCCCGTACGACATCCGGGTCTGCAGCCTCGTGCTCCGCCACGAGTTCCGCGGGAAGGTACTCGGTGATCCAGTCCTTGCCCTCCGCAGACATGGCGATCACGGCGAGCGCCTGCGAGATGAGTGTCTGCGCCGAGCCCAGCCGATGCTTGAGCGCGATCAGACCGCGCAACCGCAGGGCGCGGCGGAACCGGTCGCCGTATGTGGGGAGGCGGCCGTCCTGGTCGGGTTCGGCGTCCGGGATCGTCCGCAGATCCAGCCAGTCCGCGATCTCGTTCGCGTCGAAGAGGGGTTTGCTCTCGCTGCCCGCGCCTGGAACGGGGTCGGGGAAGGGACGGCGGGAGTCGCTCCCTATGCCCAGGACCTCCCGCGAGAACCGCCGCCGCCAGTTGCTGACCGTGGGACGGCCCACTCCGGCGAGTTCCTTGATCTCGCCGAGCGACACGGGAGCGTACGACGGGATCGTCGCGGTCTCCGGCTCGGGCACCGAGGGGCGTTCCCAGGACATGAACCTGGGCTTGGGGCGCGGCATCACGGCCTCACAGCCGCACCGGCTCAGCACCGGCGAGTACGAGCGGCCTGCGAGCGAGCACTTCGGGAATCTGGCTGAACTGCCGGTGCAGCGCGGCCTTTTCGGGCGACACGTACTTCATGAGCCGGAGCAGCGTCTCGTAGTCCTTCTCCAGGTGGCGGTGGCAGATGCGCTCGTGGTGGCCGATGCGGTTGCGGAAACGGCGGATGTGGTCCAGCTCCTGCTGGAGGGCACCGCGCCTGCCCCGGTAACCACGGAAGGCGTGGCGCAGTGCCGGGTTCCAAAACTGCATCTCGTAGTTCTGGCCGCGTCCCGTGAGGCCGACCCAGAACCCGAGGGTGAGCTTGGCGACCATGTCCCCGGGGGTGAAATTCTGGCCGAGCTCCTGTCGCAGAGCCTGCTTGGCACTGTCCACCTGTTGGGTGCCCTTGCTGGTCAGCCGCACGCGCGGGGAGTCCCACCAGTCGGCGTGCCCGTAACGTCCGGACAACCTGGCGTGGAACGAGTTGCGCATAGCCACCTCGAAGTCGCGCAGCGCGCCGAGGAACGCGCGGGAGGCCTCACCGTCCCAGCAGTACAGCCGGAGCGCGACGAGGGGGTCGCCACCACAGTCGTCGAGATAGGGCTGGAACCTCTCGGCGGAGATTGAGTCCACGATCCGCTTGGCCTCTTCGTCCGTCACCATCGACGCCCCCCGAATGAAAGGTTCCGTGTTAATCTCGAAGGCGTGCGCCCCGGAGTCCTGTCACTGCTTTTGCACACAGCCCGGGGCACAGCTTTGTCCGGACCCGGGCGGCGCGCAGGGGCATGCCAGAGAACCGTCGCCGTGATGACCTGACTGCATCACCTTCAACACAGGTAACGGTACGATCCTAAATAGTAGATGTCCAGCGACTGCTGAGAAGCGGGCTTCTCAGCAGCTCGCCAGAAGCCCAACGCGACATCGTCTGAGCGATCCGGGTTGTCCTCAGTGATGGAACCCCGTCGCCGCTCCCTTGTCCCGCGTAAGCGGCCCAGACTGCCGGCGCAGGTCCGGCAGCAGCCGCCCCAGGTCCTCCACGAACAGTTCGGCGAGGTCGGCC
The nucleotide sequence above comes from Streptomyces sp. NL15-2K. Encoded proteins:
- a CDS encoding helix-turn-helix transcriptional regulator; the encoded protein is MSNIYGDWLKEQRETAGLTQQQLADRAIMTRSHIAHIEAGRRVPSKHDAQRLDRALGTGNVLSSFLPQEEVAVADYFESALQLEKQAVMIREFALSFVPGILQTKRYARAVLTTSFPRVSEEERDRRLVTRLERAKLLDDPETPVFWALLDEAVLRRQIGGPDVMAEQLNHLAGLGEIGRIQVHVLPFALGVHPLLSNMLTLMWFEDQPAMAYGEGLFMGKIHDAPAVVQEVQHRYDFALGNALPLKESLALLRATARDYERHDRPNNPERRGAEGLA
- a CDS encoding restriction endonuclease subunit S; its protein translation is MEQWTTQRIGDLATVFDGPHATPAKTKSGPWFLSISSLSEGRLDLTESAHVSEADFTKWTRRVTPEEGDLLFSYETRLGAAALMPPGVRGCLGRRMGLLRPHRKRVDERFLLYAYLGPEFQGEIKARAVRGATVDRIPIAEIANWPLRVPPLCHQRAIAEVLGALDDKMAVNERIAETANALAEALYVRDSAIEQGWRMIALSDCAKWLSGGTPKTSEPSYWDGDIPWISAASLKSAWLDDSERKVTRLGAENGTRLVPAGTIIFVVRGMSLTSEFRVGLTQREVAFGQDCKALIPHAGIDSVVLLLALRARTREILGLVDTAGHGTGRLGTDRIAKLRVRLPEGERATAFAETVRPLAQRASAVQNENRTLAALRDTLLPQLVTGKIRVKDAERVVEEATS
- a CDS encoding Abi family protein, giving the protein MVTDEEAKRIVDSISAERFQPYLDDCGGDPLVALRLYCWDGEASRAFLGALRDFEVAMRNSFHARLSGRYGHADWWDSPRVRLTSKGTQQVDSAKQALRQELGQNFTPGDMVAKLTLGFWVGLTGRGQNYEMQFWNPALRHAFRGYRGRRGALQQELDHIRRFRNRIGHHERICHRHLEKDYETLLRLMKYVSPEKAALHRQFSQIPEVLARRPLVLAGAEPVRL
- a CDS encoding class I SAM-dependent DNA methyltransferase, producing MKAILWKSADKLRGTLDAAEYKHFVLGLVFLKYVSVAMAEKRAQLEAQLRDGSMLAGLGLEGRASEELILKTVEDRRQYTGAGLFYVPPAARWEVVMERAKGTLDGPSLGEVINAAMDTIEKANPSLKDTLPDNYNSQRVNETTLAGLVQLLDRLEFQSQVGEDGRRTGARDLMGEVYEYFLEQFAIAEGRNAGQFFTPESIVRLLVEMLEPKEGERVLDPACGSGGMFVQTEKFIDTHGGDRFNVSVFGQERSLTTWRLAKMNLAIHGIEANLGEEPADSFHEDQHPDLKADVVLANPPFNISDWGGERLGIDDRWVYGVPPVGNANFAWIQLMVSKLRPGGRAGIVLANGSMSSKSGGEGDIRRRMLEDDLVACMVALPGQLFRSTQIPACLWFLAEGKGRGHGEWVQGRKGEVLFIDASRLGTMKERTHRELKTPDVERVASTFRAWRGASGAGAYTDVPGFCRSASLEEIRQNDFMLTPGRYVKAAEPEGDPDAEPVGAKVERLTKELFSQFEEAGRLEAVVREQVGRL
- a CDS encoding type I restriction endonuclease subunit R, with product MTTESAATPPEFESRPSRGSSERDWEALTLDHLAEFGWQHFPGKALNPKSGHRKDWGDLILYPRLRTAIATRHPNLPAHAVDEAIEELLRQAPGNDVRKNWQFYKKLTGDLKVEYTDPLTDKTHSVTVRPIDFTDPHGNDLVASSQVRICAASERTFVFDIVLYVNGIPLGVIELKKASGRDDSRTAYDQIQNYRRELKSDGTFRTLCVAVATDGVTARLGTPFTPWEHMAPWHAEDGELLKREEEREDGRALERLIAGALEPDHFLDMVGNFLSYSAEGTGGNVDTVKLAKAHQYIAVNTALAATESAVATDGRAGVVWHTQGAGKSEEMLFYTGKVTRIPELSNPTVVLITDRIDLDDQLFKTFVTSHSLRRVIGGEPKQANSSSKLKELLTRREGGGGVIFTTLQKFRISKAEKEAGARHPLLSDRRDVIVVVDEAHRSHYDFEDGFARHLRDALPNATFLAFTGTPIDNRTGNTLAVFGPTIHTYDHSLAVKDGATVRVFYEPILHEVALPDNADLDEMDARAEGLVEGLSETEQARARAQFATFEGLIGADDRIEKLAGTVLSHWEHRSREMSKLTGRPGKGMIVCSSRRIAARLFNALATRRPEWAGEPDKQTGLLPDDTGKIRVVFTGNPGRDDDEVAPYVRSPEKIKALQARVTDPDDELELVIVQSLWLTGFDAPPLHTLYLDRRMRGAALMQAIARVNRTWGEKPSGLVVDFLGVTQHLTDALAEYTSDADQDEGTIGADISEAVKTVREMHWRILKVLDDCPWRETLEADGYQEALYAALEFLKEGEPDLQPGKPTRRQLFMHYGKLLSQAFSLCPTHVGVQDLLPDIQFFGTVRTSREKIDVDARKDQGLATAADQRRLIEQLNAEAVVAGDVVDIYDAAGLTKPDLSHLDEEFVASLKASRHPNLALEALRRSLTKEIRDAHPGNITRQRAFTVRMQETMNRYHNGLISAAETMDILVEFAREVSADRARAAELGLSEDELAFYDAVAANPSALEMGQGVLSQIARKLCELVRKDVTVDWRVKSQARDRIRARVQLLLDFFGYPPDKAPDAIDRVLKQTEVMAEEWA
- a CDS encoding DUF397 domain-containing protein, coding for MTDRTIPNAAVLKGWRKSSYSNDQGGSCLEILDDHPSGVPVRDSKNPHGPALVVPAPAWTSFLTAVRNRSLRP